A single window of Eucalyptus grandis isolate ANBG69807.140 chromosome 1, ASM1654582v1, whole genome shotgun sequence DNA harbors:
- the LOC104456100 gene encoding interactor of constitutive active ROPs 4-like — MTISSARSKEEEMASKLSQLEEELKASKENNIQLKEKLEAVEGGKEELEAEMKKLRVQTEQWRKAAAAVLAGGVEMNGRIPGRCGSMDKHFGGVFEVPHPGYADFVGSPGNIDDLDDGFGGGKRKNSGIRMFED, encoded by the coding sequence ATGACGATATCTTCTGCTCggagcaaagaagaagaaatggccTCAAAGCTGAGTCAGCTAGAAGAGGAACTTAAAGCGAGCAAAGAAAACAACATCCAATTGAAGGAGAAATTAGAAGCTGTGGAAGGAGGTAAAGAAGAACTAGAAGCGGAGATGAAGAAGCTGAGGGTGCAGACCGAGCAGTGGAGGAAAGCAGCAGCTGCTGTTCTTGCTGGTGGTGTTGAAATGAATGGGAGAATTCCTGGAAGATGCGGTTCCATGGATAAGCATTTCGGAGGAGTTTTTGAGGTGCCTCATCCAGGTTATGCTGATTTTGTGGGTTCACCAGGAAATATTGATGATCTAGACGATGGCTTTGGAGGTGGGAAGCGAAAGAACTCTGGGATCAGAATGTTCGAAGATTAG